Proteins encoded in a region of the uncultured Paludibaculum sp. genome:
- a CDS encoding IS1634 family transposase — protein MPSRTGRVHVATTSRTYKGKLYQTHLLRRTFRVGSQVRHETLGNISHLPPDLIDLIRRSLAGEQFLPASQAFLVERNLPHGHVQAVLGSMYRLGLDSLLASKPCRERDLVLAMIAERLLHPCSKLATTRLWHTTTLAEELGVADATEDDLYQAMDWLLARQSHIEKKLAQRHLHDGSLVLYDVSSSYYEGHTCPLARLGHNRDGKKGLPIIVYGLLTDSEGRPVAVDVYPGNTGDPTTVPDQVDKLRQRFGLSRVVLVGDRGMLTETQIGQLKQHPGLGWISALRGPAIGELVDGGSLQLSLFDETNLAEITSPAYPGERLVACFNPLLADERRRKRGELIEATEKELAKIAAQVKRRTRTPLSEAEIALKTGKVLNRYKVAKHFELNIADGVFAWTRREESIRRESQLDGVYVVRTSEPESRCSAPDAVRRYKSLAQVERAFRSLKGMDLRIRPIHHRTEDHVRAHILLCMLAFYVEWHMRRDLAPLLFQDEELSRDRTRRDPVAPAECSASAQRKKLERVTADGFPVHSFETLLRELATRCRNTCRIPSDPSATTFQQLTEPTALQARALRLLGL, from the coding sequence ATGCCATCCAGAACCGGACGGGTTCATGTGGCCACCACTTCCCGGACCTACAAAGGCAAACTCTACCAGACCCACTTGCTCCGCCGCACCTTCCGCGTCGGCTCCCAGGTCCGCCACGAAACCCTCGGCAACATCTCCCACCTGCCGCCCGATCTCATCGACCTCATCCGCCGCTCCCTTGCCGGTGAACAGTTCCTGCCGGCCTCGCAGGCTTTCCTCGTCGAACGCAACCTCCCTCACGGCCATGTCCAGGCCGTGCTCGGCTCCATGTATCGCCTCGGCCTCGATTCGCTGCTGGCCTCTAAACCCTGCCGCGAGCGCGACCTCGTTCTCGCTATGATCGCCGAACGTCTTCTGCACCCCTGCTCCAAACTCGCCACCACTCGCCTTTGGCACACCACCACTCTGGCCGAGGAACTCGGTGTCGCCGACGCCACCGAAGACGACTTGTACCAGGCCATGGACTGGCTGCTGGCCCGTCAGTCGCACATCGAAAAGAAACTCGCCCAGCGTCATCTCCACGACGGCTCCCTGGTGCTCTATGACGTCAGCAGCAGTTACTACGAAGGCCACACCTGCCCCTTGGCACGACTCGGCCACAACCGCGACGGAAAGAAGGGACTGCCCATCATCGTCTACGGCCTGCTGACCGACAGTGAAGGCCGCCCCGTGGCCGTCGACGTTTATCCCGGCAATACCGGCGATCCCACCACCGTTCCCGATCAAGTGGATAAGCTCCGCCAACGTTTCGGCCTGTCCCGCGTGGTTCTGGTGGGCGACCGCGGCATGCTCACCGAAACGCAGATCGGCCAACTCAAACAGCATCCCGGACTCGGCTGGATCTCCGCCCTCCGCGGACCGGCGATTGGCGAACTGGTTGACGGCGGAAGCCTGCAACTGTCCCTGTTCGACGAAACCAATCTGGCCGAGATCACTTCGCCCGCCTATCCCGGCGAGCGCCTGGTGGCCTGCTTCAATCCGCTGCTGGCCGACGAGCGCCGGCGGAAGCGAGGCGAGCTGATCGAGGCCACCGAGAAGGAGTTGGCGAAGATCGCGGCCCAGGTCAAGCGCCGCACGCGCACTCCGCTCAGTGAGGCCGAGATCGCGCTGAAGACCGGCAAGGTCTTGAACCGCTACAAGGTCGCCAAACACTTCGAGCTCAACATCGCCGATGGCGTCTTCGCCTGGACCCGGCGAGAGGAATCGATCCGGCGCGAAAGCCAACTGGACGGCGTCTACGTGGTGCGCACCAGCGAGCCCGAGAGCCGTTGCTCGGCCCCGGACGCGGTACGCCGCTACAAGAGCCTGGCGCAGGTGGAGCGCGCCTTCCGCAGTCTGAAAGGAATGGATCTGCGAATCCGCCCCATCCATCACCGCACCGAGGACCATGTGCGGGCGCACATTCTGCTCTGTATGCTGGCCTTCTATGTGGAGTGGCACATGCGCAGAGATCTGGCTCCTTTGCTGTTTCAGGATGAGGAACTCAGCCGAGATCGAACTCGCCGCGATCCGGTTGCGCCGGCTGAGTGCTCGGCTTCGGCTCAGCGGAAGAAGTTGGAACGTGTCACCGCCGATGGCTTCCCCGTCCACAGCTTCGAGACTCTGTTGCGAGAGCTTGCCACGCGCTGCCGCAACACCTGCCGCATTCCTTCCGACCCAAGCGCCACAACCTTCCAGCAACTCACCGAACCCACTGCTTTGCAAGCCCGTGCCCTCCGACTCCTGGGTCTATAG
- a CDS encoding alpha-L-fucosidase, giving the protein MHLSRRNLLQMAAAAPVLAQGPKPVFEGNFESLAQYKCPDWFRNGKFGIWAHWGPQCVPKTGDWYARNMYIEGSPQYKYHVEHYGHPSKVGYKDIVTQWKAEKFDPESLIARYKAAGARYFVSMGIHHDNFDIWNSKHHKWNAAQMGPKKDIVGMWAKAARKAGLRFGVTEHLERTWSWFNVNKGADKEGPFKGVPYDGNDPKCADFYLPPHEDNSRAFPLNPPDSWKREWNARITDLIDQHQPDLLYTDGGIPFGEVGKSLVAHFYNQNMKRNNGRLEAVYNIKNVHDNVHGEFDPRCCIYDLERGYADKILDLPWQTDTCIGDWFYKAGTKYKSAQTVVHMLADIVSKNGNLLLNFPLLPDGSLDAEENETLEGITKWMASHGEAIHDTRPWTRFGEGPTTASGGMFSERSLKQYTPQDFRFTKNGEVLYAICLGVPSGKATIQSLAENAPQKVQRVELLGRKQPLKFQRNAQGLTVDMPEGIGPDVAVVFKVS; this is encoded by the coding sequence ATGCATCTCAGTCGACGCAATCTGCTGCAAATGGCCGCCGCCGCGCCCGTGCTGGCGCAGGGGCCAAAGCCTGTGTTCGAAGGGAACTTCGAGTCCTTGGCCCAGTACAAATGCCCGGACTGGTTCCGCAACGGAAAGTTCGGCATCTGGGCCCATTGGGGTCCGCAATGTGTTCCCAAGACCGGCGACTGGTACGCACGAAACATGTATATCGAGGGCTCGCCGCAGTACAAGTACCACGTCGAGCACTACGGCCACCCGTCTAAGGTCGGCTACAAAGACATCGTCACGCAGTGGAAGGCCGAGAAGTTCGACCCGGAGTCCCTCATCGCCCGTTACAAGGCCGCCGGCGCCCGCTACTTCGTCTCCATGGGCATCCACCACGACAACTTCGACATCTGGAACTCGAAGCACCACAAGTGGAATGCCGCCCAGATGGGCCCGAAGAAGGACATCGTCGGGATGTGGGCCAAGGCCGCGCGCAAGGCCGGTCTGCGATTCGGAGTGACTGAACATCTGGAGCGCACCTGGTCCTGGTTCAACGTCAACAAAGGCGCCGACAAGGAAGGCCCCTTCAAAGGTGTGCCCTATGACGGCAACGACCCAAAGTGCGCCGACTTCTACCTGCCGCCGCACGAGGACAACTCGCGGGCCTTCCCTCTGAATCCGCCCGATTCCTGGAAGCGCGAATGGAACGCCCGTATCACGGACCTCATCGATCAGCATCAGCCCGATCTGCTCTACACCGACGGCGGAATCCCCTTCGGCGAAGTGGGCAAGTCGCTGGTGGCGCACTTCTACAACCAGAACATGAAGCGCAACAACGGCCGGCTCGAGGCCGTGTACAACATCAAGAACGTCCACGACAACGTACACGGCGAATTCGATCCGCGCTGCTGCATCTACGATCTGGAGCGCGGCTACGCAGACAAGATCCTCGACCTGCCCTGGCAGACCGATACCTGCATCGGCGACTGGTTCTACAAGGCCGGCACGAAGTACAAGTCCGCCCAGACCGTCGTCCACATGCTCGCCGACATCGTCAGCAAGAACGGCAACCTGCTGCTCAACTTCCCGCTGCTGCCCGATGGCTCGCTGGACGCCGAAGAGAACGAAACGCTGGAAGGCATCACGAAGTGGATGGCCAGCCACGGCGAGGCGATACACGACACACGCCCGTGGACTAGGTTCGGCGAAGGCCCCACAACGGCCTCCGGCGGCATGTTCAGTGAGCGCTCGCTCAAGCAGTACACGCCCCAGGACTTCCGCTTCACAAAGAACGGCGAGGTGCTCTACGCCATCTGCCTCGGCGTGCCCTCAGGGAAGGCCACCATCCAGTCGCTGGCCGAGAACGCTCCGCAGAAGGTTCAGCGCGTGGAACTGCTGGGCCGCAAGCAGCCTCTGAAGTTCCAGCGAAACGCCCAGGGCCTCACGGTCGACATGCCGGAGGGCATCGGCCCGGACGTCGCCGTAGTGTTCAAGGTCAGCTAG
- a CDS encoding tetratricopeptide repeat protein produces the protein MRYFFTYLLVVAPLVLLPFPSEQSTGAPASAPAAITVAYPEDGSLFPPDMEAPTVEWHDAADRAARWQVEIAFPDGSARIVVAAAGERMKVGAIDPRCVSPTNKLPTLTPQQAALRTWKPDAATWARVKEHSVDGPAIVTITGYDGDRAVSQGAVRIRTSRDPVGAPIFYRDVPLMPSELQKGVIKPLEPKLLPYLAWRLRYVDEPASRVVLEGIHTCANCHSFSKDGRTLGLDLDGPQNDKGLYAIVPVRQQMSIRNEDVISWKKFRNQMERGKRIGFMSQVSPDGRYVATTTEVQYYVANFTDYRFLQVFYPTRGILAWYDRAQGQVHALPGADDPRYVQANAVWSPDGQSLLFVRAPATESYPQGRKMAEFANDPNEVQIQYDIYRIPFHGGAGGTPEPVRGASRNGMSNSFPKVSPDGRWIVFVKSRNGQLMRPDGQLYIVPASGGEARRMRCNTALMNSWHSFSPNGRWMVFSSKSRSPYTQMFLTHIDENGNDSPPVLIENSTAANRAVNIPEFANIPKDGLLHIDAPAAEFYRLYDLAYELTEKGQTEAAIAEWQHALQVDPNDASARNNLGGILLRRGRLDAAEGEFRRALQAKPESVEARNNLGLLLLQRGRLAEAGQQFRASLEIDPESMEALVNLGGAYLMQRDYQGAVKVLREAMRLDPGRLPVLGNLAWLLATCPDQAARNGAEAVVLSERAAELSHRKDPIILDGLGAAYAEAGRFAEAARAADEALKLAEARKDGPMVEAVRGRVALYRAGRAYREKN, from the coding sequence TTGCGTTACTTCTTTACTTACCTGCTTGTTGTCGCGCCGTTGGTCCTGCTGCCGTTTCCTTCGGAGCAGAGTACCGGAGCACCCGCTTCGGCTCCCGCAGCTATCACGGTTGCTTACCCGGAGGACGGCTCCCTCTTTCCTCCCGATATGGAAGCGCCCACGGTGGAGTGGCACGACGCGGCCGATCGCGCTGCCCGGTGGCAGGTGGAGATCGCCTTCCCCGATGGGTCGGCGCGGATCGTTGTGGCCGCTGCCGGCGAACGGATGAAGGTGGGCGCGATCGACCCGCGGTGCGTTTCGCCTACGAACAAGCTGCCCACGCTCACCCCCCAACAGGCCGCGCTGCGGACGTGGAAGCCCGACGCGGCGACGTGGGCCCGGGTCAAAGAGCACTCCGTCGACGGGCCGGCTATCGTCACAATTACCGGCTACGACGGAGATCGGGCGGTTTCGCAAGGGGCCGTCAGGATTCGGACTTCCCGCGACCCGGTCGGCGCGCCCATCTTCTATCGGGACGTGCCTCTGATGCCTTCCGAGTTGCAGAAGGGCGTCATCAAGCCCCTGGAGCCCAAGCTGCTACCGTACCTGGCGTGGCGGCTCCGCTATGTGGACGAACCCGCGAGCCGGGTGGTTCTGGAAGGGATCCACACCTGCGCCAACTGCCATTCTTTTTCGAAGGACGGGCGGACGCTGGGGCTGGATCTGGACGGGCCGCAAAACGACAAGGGCCTGTACGCCATCGTGCCGGTGCGGCAGCAGATGTCCATCCGCAACGAAGACGTGATCTCGTGGAAGAAGTTCCGCAACCAGATGGAGCGCGGCAAGCGGATCGGCTTCATGTCGCAGGTTTCCCCGGATGGCCGGTATGTCGCCACAACCACCGAGGTCCAGTATTACGTGGCGAACTTCACGGACTACCGCTTCCTGCAGGTGTTCTATCCGACACGTGGCATTCTCGCGTGGTATGACCGCGCCCAGGGCCAGGTGCACGCGCTGCCCGGCGCGGACGATCCGCGCTATGTGCAGGCCAATGCCGTGTGGAGCCCCGACGGACAATCGCTGCTATTTGTCCGGGCGCCGGCCACCGAATCGTATCCACAGGGCCGGAAGATGGCCGAGTTCGCCAACGATCCGAACGAGGTGCAGATCCAGTACGACATCTACCGCATCCCCTTTCACGGCGGAGCGGGCGGCACTCCGGAGCCGGTGCGGGGCGCGTCGCGGAACGGCATGAGCAACTCGTTTCCGAAGGTCTCGCCGGATGGCCGCTGGATTGTGTTCGTGAAGAGCCGCAACGGCCAATTGATGCGGCCGGACGGTCAACTCTATATCGTTCCGGCGAGCGGCGGAGAGGCGCGCCGGATGCGCTGCAACACGGCACTGATGAACTCGTGGCACAGCTTTTCGCCAAACGGCCGCTGGATGGTGTTCTCGTCGAAGAGCCGGTCGCCCTACACGCAGATGTTCCTCACGCACATCGACGAGAACGGCAACGACAGCCCGCCGGTCCTGATTGAGAACTCGACAGCAGCCAACCGGGCGGTGAATATTCCGGAGTTCGCCAACATCCCGAAGGACGGCCTGCTGCACATCGATGCGCCGGCCGCGGAGTTCTACCGCCTGTACGACCTGGCGTATGAGCTTACGGAGAAGGGCCAGACCGAGGCGGCCATTGCCGAGTGGCAGCATGCGCTGCAAGTGGATCCGAATGACGCCTCGGCGCGGAACAACCTGGGCGGGATCCTGCTGCGGCGGGGCCGGCTGGACGCGGCGGAGGGGGAGTTCCGGCGGGCGCTGCAGGCGAAACCGGAGTCGGTGGAAGCGCGCAACAATCTGGGGTTGCTCTTGCTGCAACGCGGGCGGTTGGCGGAGGCCGGGCAGCAGTTCCGGGCGTCGCTGGAGATCGACCCGGAGTCGATGGAGGCGCTGGTGAACCTGGGCGGAGCGTATCTGATGCAGCGGGATTATCAGGGTGCGGTGAAGGTGCTGCGCGAGGCGATGCGGCTGGATCCGGGCCGGTTGCCGGTGTTGGGGAATCTGGCCTGGCTGCTGGCGACGTGTCCGGACCAGGCAGCGCGGAATGGGGCGGAGGCGGTGGTGCTGTCGGAGAGGGCGGCGGAGCTCTCGCACCGGAAGGACCCGATCATTCTGGATGGATTGGGGGCGGCGTATGCGGAAGCGGGCCGGTTTGCGGAGGCGGCGCGGGCGGCGGATGAAGCGCTGAAGCTGGCGGAGGCTCGGAAGGATGGGCCGATGGTGGAGGCGGTGAGGGGGCGGGTGGCGTTGTATCGGGCGGGGCGGGCGTACCGGGAGAAGAACTAA
- a CDS encoding alpha-L-fucosidase produces the protein MRRLLPALLLVSGLLFAQRDIPPGSLNKPDRLEWFRDQGFGLFIHWSVDSQTGVVISHSLAGADEAYTRRFFEDLPKTFNPRKFYPQDWAALAKLAGIKYVVFTTKHHSGFAMWDTKTNDFGIMHTPYKHDLTREILDAFRGQGIAPGIYFSPDDFWWLWKNKIDIQRGIPGVQPRNNPGLMKLDLAQIQELMTNYGPIDVVFFDGEPQGLRDLAWKLQPNTVVTRGAIQTPELYVPGVPLEGAWEANFTMGTAWQYQPQNEDYKSGGRVIDILVETRAKGGNLLLNIGPKPDGELPIEQEERLREVALWMQVNQECIYNVRPWVITNEQNIWFTKAKNEDTLYAVVKQEPRWVRAQWRDFVLKSVQATPQSVVSVLGQNDRILEYRPEVDPKPTLKQEADGLHIHAMFTHRLQDNSKWPNPIVLKITNVKPAFTPPKVETTSAKFEKATRTASLTGNLLDLGKAASLEVGFQYRSIIGLDASDRSIPWQDGPTQTLTATGAFTLAVPNLNPDGIYEFRAYAKHPVLTIYGADKRLPMK, from the coding sequence ATGCGACGCCTGCTGCCCGCCCTCCTCCTCGTCTCTGGACTCCTGTTCGCTCAACGCGACATCCCACCCGGCTCCCTCAACAAACCCGACCGCCTGGAATGGTTCCGAGACCAGGGCTTCGGCCTGTTCATCCACTGGTCGGTAGACAGCCAAACCGGCGTCGTCATCTCCCACTCCCTCGCCGGAGCCGACGAGGCCTACACCCGCCGCTTCTTCGAGGACCTGCCGAAGACCTTCAATCCCCGCAAGTTCTACCCCCAGGACTGGGCCGCGCTCGCCAAGCTCGCCGGCATCAAGTACGTAGTCTTCACCACCAAGCACCACTCCGGCTTCGCCATGTGGGACACGAAGACCAACGACTTCGGCATCATGCATACGCCCTACAAGCACGACCTCACGCGCGAGATCCTCGACGCGTTTCGAGGCCAGGGCATCGCCCCCGGCATCTACTTCTCGCCGGATGACTTCTGGTGGCTCTGGAAGAACAAGATCGATATCCAGCGTGGCATCCCCGGCGTCCAGCCTCGCAACAACCCCGGCCTGATGAAGCTCGATCTCGCCCAAATCCAGGAGCTGATGACCAACTACGGACCCATCGACGTGGTCTTCTTCGATGGCGAACCCCAGGGCCTGCGCGACCTCGCCTGGAAGCTCCAGCCCAACACCGTCGTTACTCGCGGTGCCATCCAGACCCCCGAACTCTACGTCCCCGGGGTGCCCCTCGAAGGCGCCTGGGAAGCCAACTTCACCATGGGCACCGCCTGGCAGTACCAGCCGCAGAACGAGGACTACAAGTCAGGCGGCCGGGTAATCGACATCCTCGTCGAGACCCGCGCCAAGGGCGGCAACCTCCTACTGAACATCGGTCCGAAGCCCGACGGCGAGCTCCCCATCGAGCAGGAAGAACGCCTGCGCGAGGTCGCCCTCTGGATGCAGGTCAACCAGGAGTGCATCTACAACGTCCGGCCCTGGGTCATCACCAACGAGCAGAACATCTGGTTCACCAAGGCCAAGAACGAAGACACTCTCTATGCCGTCGTGAAGCAGGAGCCGCGCTGGGTCCGCGCCCAGTGGCGCGACTTTGTACTGAAGAGCGTGCAGGCGACGCCGCAATCCGTGGTCAGCGTGCTCGGTCAGAATGACCGCATCCTCGAATACAGGCCGGAAGTGGACCCGAAGCCGACCCTCAAGCAGGAGGCCGACGGACTGCACATCCACGCCATGTTCACTCACCGCTTGCAGGACAACAGCAAGTGGCCCAACCCCATCGTCCTCAAGATCACGAACGTGAAGCCGGCCTTCACGCCGCCCAAGGTGGAGACCACCAGCGCGAAGTTCGAAAAGGCCACTCGCACGGCGTCGCTCACGGGCAACCTGCTCGATCTGGGCAAGGCCGCGTCCCTGGAAGTGGGCTTCCAGTACCGTAGCATCATCGGCCTCGACGCCAGCGACCGCTCCATCCCCTGGCAGGACGGGCCCACTCAGACCTTAACGGCAACCGGCGCATTCACTCTCGCTGTTCCCAACCTGAATCCCGACGGGATCTACGAATTCCGCGCCTATGCCAAGCATCCGGTCCTCACGATCTACGGCGCCGACAAGCGCCTGCCCATGAAGTAA
- the ltrA gene encoding group II intron reverse transcriptase/maturase, translating to MTKAPSSLQELRRRIYRKAKSETTHRFWGLFVHITKIETLEEAYRIAKGNGGAPGIDGQSFQDIESAGQAAFLAAVREELITGRYKPMPNRRVEIPKGNGKVRMLQIPCIRDRVVQGALKLILEAVFEADFCPNSYGFRPRRSPHRALAEVRRSVMRRMSTVIDVDLSRYFDTIRHSVLLDKIAKRIQDPQVMHLVKQVIQAGGKIGVPQGGPFSPLAGNIYLNEVDWFFDTIRRKTAEGGYEAVNYHRFADDVVITVSGHHTKRGWAERALQRLREQIAPLGVELNQEKTRVVNTLNGEAFGFLGFDLRRVRRQDRGGHFILMTPKKKARKAVKARVREIIARGGATPAQALVKRINATLAGWVNYFRVGNSSRAFSEVRDYVEMKVRTLLTRRKRRRKRSVGWRRWSNEYLYDVLGLYWDWKIQPLPGVGRGDVKMAGGQQDS from the coding sequence ATGACAAAGGCACCCAGCAGTCTGCAGGAACTGAGACGGCGGATCTATCGAAAGGCGAAGTCTGAAACGACGCATCGCTTCTGGGGTCTCTTTGTGCACATCACGAAGATCGAGACCCTCGAAGAGGCTTACCGTATCGCCAAAGGGAACGGTGGTGCCCCGGGCATCGACGGCCAGAGCTTCCAGGACATTGAGTCCGCGGGGCAGGCCGCGTTTCTGGCGGCGGTGCGGGAAGAGCTCATCACAGGCAGGTACAAACCCATGCCGAACCGCCGGGTGGAGATCCCGAAGGGCAACGGCAAAGTCCGAATGCTGCAGATTCCCTGTATCCGCGACCGTGTGGTGCAAGGGGCGCTGAAGCTGATCCTGGAAGCAGTCTTCGAGGCGGATTTTTGCCCGAACTCCTACGGATTTCGACCGAGGCGGTCACCACATCGCGCGCTGGCGGAAGTCAGGCGCAGTGTGATGCGGCGCATGTCCACGGTCATCGATGTTGATTTGTCGCGCTATTTCGACACGATCCGGCATTCGGTGCTTCTGGACAAGATCGCCAAGCGGATCCAGGACCCACAAGTCATGCACCTTGTGAAGCAGGTGATCCAAGCCGGCGGCAAGATTGGTGTCCCGCAAGGGGGACCGTTCAGCCCGCTGGCGGGGAACATCTATTTGAACGAGGTCGACTGGTTCTTCGACACGATTCGGCGCAAGACGGCAGAAGGGGGCTACGAGGCGGTCAACTATCACCGGTTCGCCGACGATGTTGTGATCACCGTCAGTGGGCACCATACCAAACGGGGCTGGGCCGAACGGGCCCTGCAACGGCTCCGGGAACAGATCGCACCGCTGGGTGTGGAGCTGAACCAGGAGAAGACCAGGGTGGTGAATACGCTGAACGGGGAAGCCTTCGGGTTCCTGGGTTTCGACCTGCGCCGGGTACGCAGGCAAGACAGGGGGGGACATTTCATCCTGATGACTCCGAAGAAGAAAGCTCGCAAAGCAGTGAAGGCGAGGGTTCGCGAGATCATTGCGCGCGGGGGAGCAACCCCAGCGCAAGCACTGGTGAAGCGGATCAACGCCACGCTGGCTGGATGGGTGAACTACTTCAGAGTGGGTAACTCCAGTCGAGCCTTTAGCGAGGTTCGCGACTACGTCGAGATGAAGGTCCGGACACTGTTGACGCGGCGGAAACGGCGGCGAAAGCGGAGTGTGGGCTGGCGGCGATGGAGTAACGAATACCTGTACGACGTACTGGGGCTGTATTGGGACTGGAAGATCCAGCCGCTGCCCGGAGTCGGGCGGGGCGACGTGAAAATGGCCGGCGGTCAACAGGACTCATAA
- a CDS encoding PLP-dependent aminotransferase family protein, whose product MGRKSSTFLSPIFALDPSSPEPLYHQLYEGIRDAILDGRIAKGTQLPSSRLLAAELSVSRNTVVNAYAQLLAEGYLEGEAGSGTYVTLRLPDESLRAVRGSASAPAPAVEPPRLSRQGQALQRYATTHTLSRNEPRPFRPGVPAVNDFPFRLWERMVAQQWRKHPWQMLTYGPAEGYQPLRVAIADYLRMARAVRCDWRQVILVSGSQQAIDLTARVLLDPGDRVWMEEPGYRGARDSLVTAALDLAPVPVDSEGISVSAGRAMAPSARLAYVTPSHQFPSGVTMSIARRMELLRWAAESGAWILEDDYDSEYRYVSRPLSALQGLDESGRVIYTGTFSKVLFPSMRLGYLVAPPALVDVFTAARSIADRHSPMVDQAVLAEFMREGHFGRHIRRMRTLYQERRDTVVEALTRELGGFLELSPAAAGMHLVGWLPNGVDDQAASRQALALGLEAQPISAYCLAEPVRRGLMLGYAGYSSAALKQASTQLAKALEPCRVAR is encoded by the coding sequence ATGGGCAGAAAATCCTCCACCTTCCTGTCACCGATCTTCGCGCTGGACCCGTCGAGCCCCGAGCCGCTCTACCACCAGCTCTACGAGGGCATCCGCGACGCCATCCTCGACGGACGCATCGCCAAGGGGACGCAACTGCCCTCGTCGCGGCTGTTGGCGGCGGAGCTCTCCGTCTCACGGAATACCGTGGTCAATGCCTATGCCCAGTTGCTCGCGGAAGGCTACCTCGAAGGCGAGGCCGGCTCGGGGACCTACGTCACACTGCGCCTGCCGGACGAGAGCCTGCGCGCCGTCCGCGGCAGCGCCAGTGCTCCGGCTCCTGCCGTCGAGCCGCCGCGCCTGTCGCGCCAGGGCCAGGCGCTCCAACGCTACGCCACCACGCACACGCTGTCGCGCAACGAGCCGCGCCCGTTCCGGCCCGGAGTGCCGGCGGTGAACGACTTCCCGTTCCGCCTGTGGGAGCGCATGGTCGCCCAGCAGTGGCGCAAGCATCCCTGGCAGATGCTCACGTACGGTCCGGCGGAGGGCTACCAGCCCCTGCGTGTGGCGATTGCGGATTACCTGCGCATGGCGCGGGCCGTGCGTTGCGACTGGCGCCAGGTGATCCTGGTCTCCGGCTCGCAGCAGGCCATCGACCTGACGGCACGGGTGCTGCTCGATCCTGGCGACCGTGTCTGGATGGAGGAGCCCGGCTATCGCGGAGCGCGCGATTCCCTCGTCACGGCGGCCCTGGATCTGGCGCCTGTGCCTGTCGACAGCGAAGGCATCAGCGTTAGCGCGGGCCGCGCCATGGCGCCCAGCGCTCGCTTAGCCTATGTGACCCCGTCGCACCAGTTCCCCTCGGGTGTGACGATGAGCATCGCGCGCCGCATGGAGTTGCTCCGTTGGGCGGCGGAGTCGGGTGCCTGGATCCTGGAAGACGACTACGACAGTGAATATCGCTACGTCAGCCGGCCACTTTCCGCCCTGCAGGGTTTGGACGAGAGCGGCCGCGTGATCTACACGGGCACGTTCAGCAAGGTACTGTTTCCGTCGATGCGCCTGGGCTACCTGGTGGCGCCGCCCGCGCTGGTGGACGTCTTCACCGCGGCGCGCTCGATTGCCGATCGCCACTCGCCGATGGTCGACCAGGCCGTGCTGGCCGAGTTCATGCGGGAGGGCCACTTCGGCCGCCACATCCGTCGCATGCGCACCCTCTACCAGGAGCGGCGCGACACGGTTGTGGAAGCCTTAACCCGCGAGTTGGGTGGATTCCTGGAGTTGTCCCCCGCCGCGGCCGGCATGCACTTGGTGGGCTGGCTGCCCAACGGTGTCGATGACCAGGCAGCAAGCCGGCAGGCGTTGGCGCTCGGACTGGAAGCGCAGCCCATCTCGGCGTACTGCCTGGCGGAGCCCGTCCGGCGTGGCTTGATGCTCGGCTATGCCGGCTACTCCTCCGCCGCTCTGAAGCAGGCCTCCACGCAGTTGGCGAAGGCCTTGGAGCCGTGCCGCGTGGCACGCTAA
- a CDS encoding pyridoxamine 5'-phosphate oxidase family protein, with product MDTLTPERATIRQHPERAANQEAADFLAAGTVAHVGFQVNGQPYVIPFSYQFDGSTPDRLYLHGGHSSHTLRALSDGAAVCVTVTMVDGLVFSRTALNHSMNYRSVVCFGRARAIEDSEEKQRIFTSMIDRYFPGRTAGEHYAAATEAQLRATAVLEVTIENMSAKVRRGGATGPLDNDPDALGTCGVVPL from the coding sequence ATGGACACCTTGACCCCAGAGAGAGCCACCATCCGCCAGCACCCCGAGCGGGCCGCCAACCAGGAAGCAGCGGACTTTCTGGCCGCAGGCACGGTAGCGCACGTAGGCTTTCAGGTGAACGGGCAGCCCTACGTCATCCCGTTCTCCTATCAATTCGACGGCAGCACGCCGGATCGCCTGTATCTGCACGGCGGCCACAGCAGCCATACCCTGCGGGCGCTCTCAGACGGCGCGGCCGTCTGCGTCACCGTGACCATGGTGGACGGCCTGGTGTTCTCGCGCACGGCGCTGAACCATTCGATGAACTACCGTAGTGTGGTGTGCTTCGGGCGAGCCAGGGCGATTGAAGACTCGGAGGAGAAGCAGCGGATCTTTACGAGCATGATCGACCGCTACTTTCCCGGGCGCACTGCGGGGGAGCACTACGCGGCGGCCACCGAGGCGCAACTGCGCGCCACGGCCGTATTGGAAGTGACCATCGAGAACATGAGCGCCAAGGTGCGGCGTGGCGGAGCGACGGGGCCGCTGGATAACGACCCCGACGCCTTGGGTACGTGCGGCGTGGTGCCGCTCTAG